A genomic segment from Aegilops tauschii subsp. strangulata cultivar AL8/78 chromosome 1, Aet v6.0, whole genome shotgun sequence encodes:
- the LOC109749418 gene encoding acetylserotonin O-methyltransferase 1 yields MSPTQTKNSSQDLLQAQVDLWHHALGFVKSMALKCAMELQIPNTIQHHGGAMTPSELAAKIGLHPSKLPRLRRLMRVLTVSGIFAVHESTTADKESVYVLTPTTCLLVSDEVKSNLFPILSLMLDSTVLSPFFGMNSWFLDEHSTSLFKKAHGLTFWEMADKNDSYNQSINNAMVSDSNFLMDIILRECGDVFLGINSLIDVAGGHGGAASAIAKAFPQMKCTVLDLPHVVEEAPTDDHVSFISGDMFKYIPPADALFLKWVFHDWGDEDCVKILKKCKEAIPPREAGGKVIIVDMVVGSGPNEIVTRETQVFFDLFIMFLEGIEREEFEWKNIFMQAGFSEYKIISMLGVRSVIELYP; encoded by the exons ATGTCACCCACTCAAACCAAGAATAGCTCTCAGGATCTGCTCCAGGCTCAAGTTGACCTTTGGCACCATGCATTGGGATTTGTCAAGTCCATGGCACTCAAGTGTGCAATGGAACTGCAAATCCCTAACACCATCCAACACCATGGTGGGGCTATGACCCCTTCTGAGTTGGCCGCAAAGATCGGGCTCCATCCATCTAAGCTTCCACGCTTACGACGGCTCATGCGGGTGCTCACCGTATCAGGCATCTTTGCTGTCCATGAATCCACCACGGCAGACAAGGAGTCTGTTTATGTGCTTACCCCAACCACTTGCCTCCTTGTTAGCGATGAAGTTAAATCGAATTTATTTCCTATTCTGTCTTTGATGCTTGATTCAACTGTCCTTTCCCCCTTTTTTGGCATGAACTCATGGTTCCTAGATGAGCACTCTACATCCTTGTTCAAAAAGGCTCACGGCCTTACCTTCTGGGAGATGGCTGACAAGAATGATTCTTACAACCAGTCAATCAACAATGCGATGGTTTCTGATAGTAACTTTCTCATGGATATCATCTTGAGGGAGTGTGGTGATGTATTTCTTGGTATAAACTCGCTTATTGATGTCGCTGGGGGCCATGGTGGAGCTGCCAGTGCAATTGCGAAGGCATTCCCGCAAATGAAATGCACGGTGTTGGATCTCCCTCACGTGGTTGAAGAAGCTCCTACTGACGACCATGTGTCATTTATTTCTGGCGATATGTTCAAGTACATTCCACCAGCGGATGCTCTTTTCCTGAAG TGGGTTTTTCATGATTGGGGCGATGAAGATTGTGTCAAGATACTAAAAAAATGCAAGGAAGCTATCCCTCCCAGAGAGGCCGGTGGGAAGGTGATAATCGTAGATATGGTGGTTGGATCTGGGCCAAATGAGATTGTTACAAGAGAGACACAGGTTTTCTTTGATCTGTTTATCATGTTTCTCGAGGGGATCGAGCGAGAGGAGTTCGAGTGGAAAAATATATTCATGCAAGCCGGGTTCAGCGAGTACAAAATTATATCAATGCTGGGGGTTAGATCTGTTATTGAGCTCTACCCCTAA
- the LOC109749416 gene encoding acetylserotonin O-methyltransferase 1 has protein sequence MAPTQEKHSSEELLQAQVDLWHHALGFVKSMALKCAMELQIPNTIQHHGGSMTPSELAAKIGLHPSKLPRLRRLMRVLIVSDIFVVHEVASPNKEVAYGLTPTTRLLAIDEVRSNLSPILSLILDSTVTAPFSGMHSWFLDEHSTSLFEKAHGLNVWEMAAQNSTYNQLINDAMVSDSNFLMDIILRECSGVFLGIKSLIDVAGGHGGSAKAIAKAFPQMKCSVLDLPHVVEEAPTFDHVSFISGDMFKYIPPADALFLKWVFHDWGDEDCVKILKNCKEAIPSREAGGKVIIIDMVVGSGPDEIITRETQVLFDLFIMCFEGIEREEHEWKRIFMEAGFSNYKIISVLGVRSVIELYP, from the exons ATGGCACCCACCCAAGAAAAGCATAGCTCTGAGGAGTTGCTCCAGGCTCAAGTTGATCTTTGGCACCACGCATTGGGATTTGTCAAGTCCATGGCACTCAAATGTGCAATGGAATTGCAAATCCCTAACACCATCCAGCACCATGGTGGGTCTATGACCCCTTCAGAATTGGCCGCAAAGATTGGGCTCCATCCGTCTAAGCTTCCTCGCTTACGGCGACTCATGCGTGTGCTCATTGTGTCAGACATCTTTGTTGTTCATGAAGTAGCCTCGCCAAACAAGGAGGTTGCTTACGGGCTTACCCCAACCACACGCCTACTTGCTATCGATGAAGTTAGATCAAACCTATCTCCCATTCTATCTTTGATACTTGATTCAACTGTCACTGCCCCCTTTTCTGGCATGCACTCATGGTTCCTAGACGAGCATTCCACGTCCCTGTTCGAGAAAGCTCACGGCCTTAACGTTTGGGAGATGGCTGCCCAGAACAGTACTTACAACCAGCTAATCAATGACGCGATGGTTTCTGATAGTAACTTTCTCATGGATATCATTTTGAGGGAGTGTTCTGGTGTATTTCTTGGCATAAAGTCGCTTATTGATGTCGCCGGAGGACATGGTGGATCTGCCAAGGCAATTGCTAAGGCGTTCCCGCAAATGAAATGCAGTGTGTTGGATCTCCCTCATGTGGTTGAAGAAGCTCCTACTTTCGACCATGTGTCGTTTATTTCTGGTGATATGTTTAAGTACATTCCACCAGCGGATGCTCTCTTCCTGAAG TGGGTTTTCCATGACTGGGGTGATGAAGATTGTGTCAAGATACTGAAAAATTGCAAGGAAGCTATACCTTCCAGAGAAGCTGGTGGAAAGGTGATAATCATAGATATGGTGGTTGGATCTGGGCCAGATGAGATTATAACAAGGGAGACACAGGTTTTGTTTGATCTCTTTATCATGTGTTTTGAGGGGATTGAGCGAGAGGAACATGAGTGGAAAAGGATATTCATGGAAGCTGGGTTCAGCAACTACAAAATTATATCAGTGTTGGGAGTTAGATCTGTTATTGAGCTCTACCCTTGA
- the LOC109749419 gene encoding O-methyltransferase ZRP4 encodes MALTGQSTDDQAVLDAEHELWTTTFSYIKSMALKSALDLRLADAIHHHGGAATLPQILSRVAVHPSKIPCLRRLMRTLTVSGVFSVVQQQDVVVPAAPVNNDTGTYTGAEPSYTLTPVSRLLVGSQKSGSIMAFVLSPVLVAPFLGIGAWFQHSLPDPCLFEQAHGEALWEMSGHDAALDALINSAMVSDSRFIVDIAVRESGDVFRGISSLVDVGGGLGAAAQVISEAFPHVECSVLELEHVVSKAPAGTSVKYVAGDMFESVPPADAVFLKSVLHDWDDEKCVKILKTCRKAVPPREAGGKVIIIDIVVGADKKHGEVHALLDLYIMFINGVERDEQEWSKIFLEAGFSDYKIIPVLGFRSIIEVYP; translated from the exons ATGGCGCTCACCGGCCAGAGCACCGACGACCAGGCCGTGCTGGACGCCGAGCACGAGCTCTGGACAACCACATTCTCCTACATCAAGTCCATGGCGCTCAAGTCGGCCCTGGACCTCCGCCTCGCTGACGCCATCCACCACCATGGCGGCGCCGCCACCCTCCCCCAGATACTGTCCAGGGTCGCGGTGCACCCGTCCAAGATCCCCTGCCTGCGCCGCCTCATGCGCACGCTCACCGTCTCGGGCGTCTTCAGCGTCGTCCAGCAGCAGGATGTCGTCGTCCCGGCTGCCCCCGTGAACAACGACACTGGTACCTACACCGGCGCCGAGCCCTCTTACACTCTCACGCCAGTGTcccgcctcctcgtcggctcgCAGAAGTCGGGTTCCATCATGGCCTTCGTGCTCAGCCCCGTCCTTGTCGCCCCCTTCCTCGGGATCGGCGCCTGGTTCCAGCACTCACTGCCAGACCCCTGCCTCTTCGAGCAGGCCCACGGCGAGGCGCTGTGGGAGATGTCCGGGCACGACGCGGCGCTGGACGCGCTGATCAACAGCGCCATGGTCTCGGACAGCCGCTTCATCGTGGACATCGCCGTCAGGGAGAGCGGCGACGTTTTCCGGGGGATAAGCTCACTGGTCGACGTCGGGGGTGGCCTCGGCGCGGCGGCCCAAGTCATCTCGGAGGCGTTCCCGCACGTGGAGTGCAGCGTGCTGGAGCTCGAGCACGTCGTCAGCAAGGCGCCGGCCGGCACCAGCGTCAAGTACGTCGCCGGCGACATGTTCGAGAGCGTGCCACCGGCAGACGCCGTCTTCCTCAAG TCGGTTCTTCATGACTGGGACGACGAGAAGTGTGTCAAAATACTAAAGACTTGCAGAAAGGCCGTTCCTCCAAGAGAGGCGGGAGGGAAGGTGATAATCATCGATATAGTGGTCGGAGCGGACAAGAAGCATGGGGAGGTGCATGCCTTGCTCGATCTCTACATAATGTTTATCAATGGCGTTGAGCGAGATGAGCAAGAGTGGAGCAAGATCTTCCTAGAAGCTGGGTTTAGCGACTACAAGATTATACCGGTTCTAGGGTTCCGGTCGATCATCGAGGTCTATCCGTGA